The following DNA comes from Candidatus Eremiobacterota bacterium.
GCGCTTCGCCGCTTCGAAGACGTGCAGCGTCCCTAGCACGTTGATGCGCGCGCCGAGCAGCGGGTCTTTGCGCGCCGTCGGAATCAGCACCGCGGCGAGGTGGACGATCGCTTCGCAGCCGGCGACCGCCTTGTCGACGTCGCTCGGCTCGGCGACGTCGCCGCGGACGTGCTCGACGCGGGCGGTGTCGACGTCGTCGCCGAGCAGCGCGTCGAACGTCGTGCGCTCGTCGTGCACGTCGAAGATCCGGACGTCGTGACCTCCTTGCAGCAGCACGCGCGCGGTCCAGGCGCCGATGAAGCCGCGGCCGCCGGTGATGAGAACGCGCATCTACGCGGGCGCCGCGAGGGCGGCGAACGGTGCGAGCTCGTCGCCCGCGAGCGAGAGGGCGTCGGTCGGTTCGCCGAGCGCGTAGCGGCCGTCGCCGCGCAGCTCGGCGAGCGCCGCTTCGGAGGCGGCGAACGTCTCGACGTGCAGCGTGTCGAGGATGCGCACGATGCGGCCGTCGCGGGCGTCGGCGATGCCGGCGGCGTTGAGCGCGTGGCGGATCGCGTCGGCGTCGTGATCGCAGACGATCGGCAAGCGCGCGCACGCGGGGTGCGCGGCGGTGAGCACGTTGAGATACGTCGCGCCCCAGTCGATCGCGTCGGCCAGGCGGCGGGTGCAGAAATCGGCCAAGCCGATCCCCGTCGCGTTCCCGCCGGATTCCGGTGAAAGGTGGCGCACGTAGAGCTGATCGACGACGGGCCGCGGGACTTTCTGCGAGCGGCCGTCGACGGCGCGGCCGGTGACGTTCGTGTCCATCCCGGCACCCGAGTAGTTCTTGCCCATGCGGTCGACGATCAGCAGGTCGAGCGCTTCGAACGGCAGCTGCGGCATCAGCTCGCGCGCGCGCAGCAGCAAGCGCTCTTCGGCGGCGACGATGTGACTCGCAGGAACCGCTTCGAGCGCGTGCGTGCCGCCGCGGTTGTCTTCGACGATGGCCAAGCCGGCGACGATCGGCATCCGCTCGAACATCAGCGCGGCGATCTCGCGGATGATCGGCTCGTAGCCCCAGCGCGCGAACGCCGCGTGGTAGCGCGCGGCGCCGATCGCTTTGCCCAAGCCGATCGCCGTCATCTTCAAGAGGCCGCTCTCGATCGCGCCGCTGAAGTCGGTGTGTGGCTTGACGCGGCCGACGACGACGATCGCGTCGGCCTGCGCCGCGCGCGCGTCGCAGACGACCTCGATCCCGTGCGCGTTCGTGCGGCCGACGTCGACGACGTCCATACCGCTCTCGATCGGCGCGCCGGCGCTGGTTTCGGTGACGCCGAGGTGCGCGAGCATCGCGCGCTGGCCGTCACCCGTCCCGCCGCCGTGCGAGCCCATCGCGGCGAGGAGGAACGGCGTCCCGCCCGCGTCGCGCACCGCCTCACAGGCGCCGCGCAAGACTTCGCCGATTCGCGCGATCCCGCGGCTCCCGGCCGTGACGGCGACCCGTGCCCCGGGGCGCAAGCCGGGGACGTTCAGCGTGTCGCGGACCAGCCGCGCGCCGCTCGCGCTCATCGAGCCTCCAACATCAAGCTGACGTCTCGCGGGGTTGTC
Coding sequences within:
- a CDS encoding DUF362 domain-containing protein; the protein is MSASGARLVRDTLNVPGLRPGARVAVTAGSRGIARIGEVLRGACEAVRDAGGTPFLLAAMGSHGGGTGDGQRAMLAHLGVTETSAGAPIESGMDVVDVGRTNAHGIEVVCDARAAQADAIVVVGRVKPHTDFSGAIESGLLKMTAIGLGKAIGAARYHAAFARWGYEPIIREIAALMFERMPIVAGLAIVEDNRGGTHALEAVPASHIVAAEERLLLRARELMPQLPFEALDLLIVDRMGKNYSGAGMDTNVTGRAVDGRSQKVPRPVVDQLYVRHLSPESGGNATGIGLADFCTRRLADAIDWGATYLNVLTAAHPACARLPIVCDHDADAIRHALNAAGIADARDGRIVRILDTLHVETFAASEAALAELRGDGRYALGEPTDALSLAGDELAPFAALAAPA